A single region of the Lates calcarifer isolate ASB-BC8 linkage group LG3, TLL_Latcal_v3, whole genome shotgun sequence genome encodes:
- the sgce gene encoding LOW QUALITY PROTEIN: epsilon-sarcoglycan (The sequence of the model RefSeq protein was modified relative to this genomic sequence to represent the inferred CDS: deleted 1 base in 1 codon), with protein sequence MMGTMSAAAVAVWLGTVVTILSRSHADRNVYPSAGVLFVHVLEREYFKGEFPPYPKSGDASNDPITFNTNLMGYPDRPGWLRYIQRTPHSDGVLYGSPTAEHVGKPTVIEITAYNRRTFETARHNLVINIMATEEFPLPYQAEFYIKNMNVEEMLASEVLGDFLGAVKNVWQPERLNAINITSALDRGGRVPLPINNLKEGVYVMVGADVPFSSCLREVESPHNQLRCSQEMEPVISCDKKFRAQFHIDWCKISLVDINKVVPVYITRPDPGTGILPEFGDYNPPSESLKSRDYFSDFLITLAVPSAVALVLFFILGYTMCCRREGVEKRNMQTPDIQLVHHSSIQKSTKELRSMSKNREISWPLSTLPVFNPVSGEVVPPIHPDNYETTSMPLMQTQTNLQNQITIPQQRPSGDNYVMSTFRRLEVNGIPEERKVAEALNL encoded by the exons ATGATGGGCACCATGTCCGCTGCAGCTGTCGCGGTGTGGCTCGGCACGG TGGTCACCATCTTGTCGAGGTCTCATGCAGACCGTAACGTCTACCCATCTGCGGGAGTGCTGTTTGTCCATGTTCTGGAGAGAGAGTACTTCAAAGGAGAGTTTCCTCCCTACCCAAAATCAG GTGATGCAAGCAACGACCCGATCACTTTCAACACCAACCTGATGGGCTACCCCGACAGGCCAGGCTGGCTGCGTTACATCCAGAGGACGCCGCACAGCGACGGAGTGCTCTATGGTTCCCCCACCGCAGAACACGTTGGCAAGCCCACCGTCATAGAG ATTACTGCCTATAACAGACGCACTTTTGAGACAGCACGGCACAACTTGGTCATAAACATCATGGCCACAGAAG AGTTCCCTTTGCCCTACCAGGCGGAGTTttacatcaaaaacatgaaCGTGGAGGAGATGCTGGCCAGCGAGGTGCTGGGGGACTTCCTCGGAGCGGTGAAGAACGTCTGGCAGCCTGAGCGCCTCAACGCCATCAACATCACCTCAGCACTGGACCGTGGTGGCCGTGTGCCCCTGCCCATCAATAACCTCAAAGAAGG aGTGTATGTGATGGTTGGCGCTGATGTTCCCTTCTCATCGTGCCTGCGGGAGGTGGAAAGCCCACATAACCAGCTGCGC TGCAGTCAGGAGATGGAGCctgtcatcagctgtgacaAGAAGTTCAGAGCTCAGTTTCACATCGACTGGTGTAAAATTTCCCTG GTTGACATCAACAAAGTAGTCCCAGTGTACATTACCCGTCCTGACCCAGGCACAGGGATCCTCCCTGAATTTGGGGACTACAACCCGCCCTCTGAGTCTCTGAAGAGCCGGGACTACTTCTCTGACTTCCTCATCACGCTGGCTGTTCCCTCCGCCGTGGCACTagtcctcttcttcatcctcgGCTACACTATGTGCTGCCGACGGGAAGGGGT ggaaaaaagaaacatgcaaACACCAGA CATCCAGCTGGTTCACCACAGCTCCATCCAGAAGTCCACCAAGGAGCTGCGGAGCATGTCTAAGAACCGCGAGATCTCCTGGCCACTCTCCACCTTGCCCGTCTTCAACCCGGTCAGTGGCGAGGTGGTGCCACCCATCCACCCGGACAACTACGAGACCACCAGCATGCCCCTCATGCAGACACAGAC GAACCTGCAAAATCAGATTACAATACCACAGCAACGGCCATCAG GAGATAATTATGTCATGTCAACGTTTCGAAGGCTGGAG GTAAATGGTATTCCTGAAGAGCGAAAGGTGGCCGAAGCCCTTAATTTGTGA